A segment of the Lolium perenne isolate Kyuss_39 chromosome 3, Kyuss_2.0, whole genome shotgun sequence genome:
TAGATTTGTTTTATCCAAAACTAAAAAAATAGTTCACCCTTCCTATTTATCTACATTTCTATATCTAATATTTTTGACCGTGATAACGCACGGGCACTCTTGCTAGTCTTCCTAATATTAatcgtatttttttttttttgcacaaagAAGGGGTCAAGAAGACCCCGGAGAAACCTCAATTATCATCAGTGGTGGGTACAAATTTACAGACAAGCCCTTTTACATCACTCGCCCTAAAGAACCAGTAATTAGAAGATAAGGCCTGCCATCTTTCAGAAAACACCCTAGAACTAAAGATAAAAACGCAATCGAGACCCAGCGCGGCACCAACACAAGTCGCCGGCGACCGCCAACCGTCCCCGAAGAGGAACCGCGCGCAGATGCCCGAAtacccacctccggcgaagatccGTCGGCTCCCGGACGCCTTGGAGccaccggggacgcaccacttggtagCGACAACGCGCCGAGCTCCAGCAGGAAGGAAGGCTGCAGGGCCTCCGAATCGGAGGTTGATGATTTCAGGCCGCCATGCCGACCATGGATAGCAGAGGCGAAGTACCTCTAGGCGTGAAGAACGGGATGAAGCGagaaccaccgccaccgcctctcCGTCGATCCGCAAAGGACGACTCCATCAAGGGTTGCTTCCTCTTCTccaccaccatggtggccggggaAAGCAAGATCCAAGACGGATCTATCCGGATCGAGAGAAAAGCACGAGAGCTTTATTGGGGGAGTTGTGGtagcgccgccgcctcgcctccgGCTCCGACCATCGGAGCGCCGCGGCCGGCCAGACGACCACAAGCCACCGGGAGCCTCTCCAACTCCGCCATGGCCAGACTCCCATGGGCATAACGCCATACTCCACAGGGGTAAACAAGCTAGATCTAAATCTAAAACTAGCCCTATCTACTCCGGCGCCCTTCCTTGACCATCTCCGGCCGGCTAATCCGGCGGAGGAGGCCTCGGAGCGGCCCGGCCAACGGAGGTCGACCCTCAACCTACTGTAGCTGGACGAGAGAGGGGAGGGGGGGAAATGAGAGCCTCTACATGTCATATTAATCGTATTCCTTTTGTAGAAAAGAACATAGGAGAAAAACAAACAACGAGTAGGCTGTTGTAGGTTCATCCGTGTATAGCCCAAATTGTTGTGGTCAGCAGTGAGCTTGTCCCTTTCTCGTGAGACTCTCATACGTGCCCCGCTGCCACTCCAATCATTCGACGCCCCCATCCCCTCCACACTCTTCTTTTCTTCGCTCCTGCTCAGTCTCGCCCCAATCACACGCGCATTCCACTTCAGCTCCCgcccgttcaaaaaaaaaaaaaaaaaaaacttcagcTCCCGCAATGTCCATTCCCGCCCTCCGTTCCTTCCCCACCGTCTACGGCGTGAAGCGGAGCACCCGCCTTGTCCGACGCCATTCCCGGCTCGGCGGCGGCCTCCGGGCCAGCTCCGTCGCAGTGAACGGGGAAGTGGGGCTGGGCAGCAGGAGTACTGAGAAGAAAGAGGACGCGGTGAAGGAGGTCGCCGACGAGGAGGACAGTGGACTGGAGCCTCTCTACGATGATGGGTTCGGGGCCGTGACCGTGAAGGACTACTTTGCGGCAGCCAAGGCCCTGTCCAAGGACGACGGAGGCCCGCCTCGGTGGTTCTGCCCCGTGGAGTCAGGCCATCCGGCGGTGGAGGATGCGCCCCTGCTGCTCTTCTTGCCAGGTTGGTCCTCAAATCTTTCGAGACTGATAGCTTCCGTGATGTTTTTGTTCCCTTCTCTCTTGATTGCTGCATGATGAATCGAAACCAGCTCTTCAGTGTGATATCGCTTCCATGAAATGCCCAAGTGGAGAACTCGCTCTAGACTTGCTTCTCTTCTAAGACTGTACCTCGAATCGACTGCACTGCAGGAACCGACGGCGTTGGGATGGGACTCATTTTGCACCACAAGTCTTTGGGCAAGTGAGTATATCTTGTTTTCTTGTGCACTAGCACGTGTTGTCACCTTCAGCGAAATAGTATAATCAAAGTAATTGCAGGTAAGCCTGCTTTCAGTGCCTTTTAGTTTTAGCGATTGCTACTTGTCCTCATTAGTCACGAATCATGATCTAATAAGTTAATTATGGAAAAAAAAATAAGACTACTAGTCTGGGATGATGTACGCCTCTTCTTCTAAAATATTTGCATACGCAGCTAAAAAAATAATAATATGAAAAGTCTTTCTGGCACATGAACTCCAGCGATCATCTATATTATGAAAATTCGAAAATCATATTTATAAATTTTACAGAAAAAAAATCCGGGCTTTGTCAAGCAtgcaaaattgcaatgttgaattCTTTATATtatgggctacacaaaaatgacaaaatctgatattTTTTTGGATATTTGAAAATGTGATACTCAAATCcactttctttttcatttttgtgtatctcaaaataCACATTATTCCAATTGACAGTTTGCACGTTTGTTGTGGTATACTACCTCTGGACGTTATTAATTGACGCACGGACCTTCTAATGATATGCATGCGAATGCCTCCCTCCGCGTCGATTTAATCCGGCCGGAGGGAGTACATCATTGGCTACATCCtgtttatttttcatttttttcgaaAGGCAGAAATACAATTTTTTTCTTAAAAAAAAGGGATCCCAGcagcccatgtgcaccaaatctccacCCCCGTCCCCGTTGATGTTATGTTTTCCTTTTTGCTCTAAAACTGGACTGCCCATGTGACAGGAAGTAAACTGCCTGCTTCTGTGTCTTGTTTTCTCTTGCACTGATCAGGTAGCTTGCTGAATCTCATCAGATCGGCAGTGCAGAGTCTAATCCTGCGTGATAATAATATACAGGGCCTTTGAGGTTCGTTGCTTGCATATACCAGTAAATGATCGTACTCCATTTGAAGGTACGGCTTGCCAGTATTCGTTAGCTTCCCTATGATTCTGTATTCAGATTATACTATCATCCAAGTCTAATTCCAAGAATTTATAAAACTGTGACTGTAAATGTACTGTATTTAATTATGAAAGAAAAACAGAGATAAGTATCATGAAAGCTTCGATTAATCTAACACGAAAGAATGTAAATGATTACAGGGCTACTACAAATTGTCGAACAATCTATCCAACATGAGCAAGATTTGTCACCAAACAGACCGATATATCTTGTTGGAGATTCGTTTGGCGGATGTCTGGCGCTTGCAGTGGCAGCTCGTAATCCACAAACTGATTTGGTCCTCCTACTGGTAAACCCAGGCAAGCGAAAACCTTATAGTTCAGAATTTAATGAGGAAGTATTGCTTTCATAAGACTTTTTATATTGTAAAATAACCTGCTGTCCTCTTCTCATTGTAGCAACGTCATTTGCAAAGACTCCATTGCAGCCAATATTGCCTCTTCTGGAAGCAATGCCAAGCGACCTTCATGTTACAGTTCCATATCTTCTCAGCTTTGTAATGGGTATACTTTCTTAGCTTGTTAATGATACTAGTTGTTCTCTGCATTTTTTCAAGTGTCTGATCTGACATGCCTGTCATATATTTGTCTCCTTAATTTCGTGATCTTCCAGTAGTataaaaacatttaatgaatgttcATACTATGGGAAATGACGTTAAGAAACAGGGGGATAAAAGGAAAAAATTAGTACAGCAAATTAGATGTTTAAAATATTTCCCATAGTACTCACTGTATGTTAGTTGGAAGAAATTATCTTTATTATTTAGTTATTGTTTCATAATAAATGCATATTCTACCTCACTGTATGTGCTATTAAATTTAATGCTTGTTCCACTTCTTCTGATGAGCTAAGGATGTTTATGAGCAGCTGACCCTCTGAagatggctatggttagcattgAGAACAACCTTTCTCCTCCAGAAACTCTTCAAAAGCTGGCAGAAAATCTCACTTCTTTGCTTCCTTTGCTTTCAGTATGTTATCCATACCTCCTCTGTCTATCTATCAATACCACACATTTTTTAAGTAAGTGAACTCCTATTTAAACATAAGGACTAAAAGTGCAAGAAACATATGGTTATAAACTTCCTTAACATTAGTTGATCGGCCCTAACTCTATCTGCCAATATGAATTAAGAATTTCTTTTCGTATGTCTTTTTATTATGAGGACGCTCGGAGATCTCTACTATGGGaaatgtttttattttgtttttgtttttacacTTCTAGAAAATCTTATAGATTATAGTTGCATTTGTTACACTTGTAGAAAAGTCCGGTTAGATTGGTATTTGAGTTTAATTAACCAAGTTCCATGATGTAGTTGGTCAGACTTCGTGCTTGAGCTGTACTAGCTGAGTAGGATAGGATATAGGTGTGCGTTGGTTAGTAGCAATCCGTGTCCGAATATATTGATCACGAAGGGGTATCTATTTCTTTCATCCCACTATTTTCAGAGATCCACTTTGTGCTTTTCATCCTCGGGACAATCAGTTACAACCTCTTATGGAGCTACTTAATCAGTTAGAAATCCTTTTGTATTACTATAATTTAAGATTCCAATCCTTTCATTTATCAGGAATTGGCAGATATCATTCCAAGGGATGCACTTTTGTGGAAGCTTAAGATTCTTAAGTCAGGAGCAGCCTATGCCAACTCCCGTCTTCATGCTGTACAGGCCGAAGTTCTACTTCTTGCCAGGTACTTGCTATAACAGTGGTGCCTAAATTGTGCCGTTCTCCAGCTTTGATGGAATCATTTATCTCAAATGTTTTGATCTGATGCTCAAAATATTAATATATTTAGTGGAAAAGACAATCTTCTTCCGAGTGGAGAAGAGGCAGATCGACTCTTCAAGACACTGAAGAACTGCAGAGTTCGATACTTCAAGGACAATGGCCATACCCTACTCTTGGTACACTTGTAATTCATCGAAATGTTCCTAAGCCGAGCACTGGAATTTTTTGGAGTCAATTCTGAAATTCACATTTTTCTTCCACAGGAGGAtggtatcaatctattatctgtcATAAAAGGTGCAAACATGTACCGTCGTGGCAGACAACGGGACTTTGTGACTGACTACCTCCCCCCTACACTAAATGAGTTCAAGAAAACATTTGATGAAGATAACAAGTGTGTATTCAGCTTCTGAGAGTACTTCCTATTTTCCTTGGAACAGATCTAGTAAGTGGAAATTTTATTTTTGCAGATTGTTTCACCTTGCACTGAGCCCAGTCATGATGTCTACACTGACAAACGGCAAAATTGTCCGTGGCCTCGCTGGTGTTCCTGACCAAGGTCCTGTCTTGTTTGTGGGTTATCATGCACTGATGGGGATCGAGTTAAGCCCATTGTATGAAGAATTTTTGAAGGAGAAGAACACCGTTGTCCGTGGCCTTGGTCATCCAGTGTTGTTTGGAGCAAGTAATGAGACCTCGCGTCAGGAGTTGTCTCGGTTTGATACAGTTTCTATGTACGGCGGATTGCCGGTCACTCCAATCAATATGTACAGGCTGTTCGAGAGAAATCAGTATGTTCTCCTCTATCCAGGTGGTGTTCGGGAAGCTCTACATAGAAAGGTGTGCTTAATGTCACCACATCTCTGCTAAGGCTAAAAAGAATCATTAGGGGCAGTTTGGAAAAATAACATTTTTTTTGGTAAAGTTCTGGTATTGAAGTGAAATTTGAACCTAATTCCAAAATTTTACCAAAGGATGCCCCTCTTCAAGCAGGCTCTTAGTGTTTTATTACCACGCAGAACTATTTTCTTTGCTATACAAGTAAATTAACATGTCAGTTTTTATTAATAGGAGTGTCCCCACTAATAtaaaaatagtatgatcaaggttagtaCCTAAGCGCTCCATAACTGAAACAAAAAACGAAAGAATGTTATCCGAGTCTTAGCCTACTAGTAGATCTTTTCTCCTTCGGTAATTACTGagctgaatttggcagggtgaagaATATAAGCTGTTTTGGCCGGATCAACCAGAATTTGTAAGGATGGCAGCAAGGTTTGGTGTTACCGTCGTTCCATTTGGGTTTGTCGGAGAAGATGATGCATTAGAGGTAGCTTTCCTAGTCCTTTTTTTGTACAATCAACACTGTTATATAAAATATCAACATTCAGATGTCATATCATTTAACATCTTTACCAGTTGACCTTTAAAGCATGTTTTATTCAAGAAAAGAACAGGAAAGCATGGCGCAGTAAATGACTGAAGTTTATGATAATGCACAATTTCTAGCTCTCTGCAGGGCAAGTGTGGTGCTAATATATGTTTGTGACCAAGGCAAGGTTATGTACTGTGTTTTGGGAAAAACTAAACCAGGTGTATCTTTGCATTCTTTCCGCAGTTGGTTCTGGATTACAATGATCAAAAGAACATTCCGTACCTTCGGGAGTGGATTGAGTCAATCAACAAAGACAGCCAAAGAGTGAGGTGAGATACTACTTTCCAAACAAATAAAAGATGTGTTACTCAAACTCTTCTTCATTCCGCTGTGCACATTTTTAATTTCAGAGATAGTGTCAAAGGAGAAGAAGGGAATCAAGATATGTACCTACCTGCTATTGTTCCCAAAGTACCTGGACGGTTCTACTACTTGTTTGGCAAACCAATCAAAATGAAAGGGATGAACAATGTTCTGAGAGATAGGAAGAGCGCAAACGAAGTGTATTTACATATCAAATCAGAAGTCGATAATGCATTGGCATACTTAAAAAGGAAGAGGGAGGAAGATCCTTACAGGAGTATATCGCAGCGTGCTGTGTACCAGGCCACTTGGGGTTTTTCTGCTCAGGTCCCAACTTTCGAACCATAGACTAGGTGCAAATATATTCCTGTGATAGATGACTGCACATTGGCAGTTTGGCATAAGCAGAAACGGAAGAACAGCTAGCACTTTCTGCGGAGGAAGTTAGGGCAAGCTTTCTGCAAATCCCAGTGTACAACTCTAACATTAGTTAAGCATTCAGAAAGAAGATATCCATTATAGCAAAGTACATAATGCGTAGAGAACATACATTGAGCATTTTCTTATAGTACGTTTGACTGATATATGTTACTTACTCATTGATAGTGATTAATTCACACAATATGCTACTGATTTTTTCAATTTTTGTTCAAAATCAAAGGTCTCTTTCATCTCCGTACCCTAAATTCAATGTGAAAATGGATAGCCTAAAGTTGGAACCAGATGCACATCAGCTAGTCAAATATGTTCACTTTCGCAGCAACTGTTTTAGGAAAATATGTTATGCTGGCAACCTGGCATATTTTGAAAAGATGTCACATGTACGTGGTTTGGCACATAGTGTGGAAATATATTTCAGAAAAAAGGGCATGCAAGTTACTGCAACAACTATGGGGAACTCCCTTGTGGCTTCCACGCTTTAACATGTTCTACCTGATTACGAGAATGAGGAGGGGGAACCTCTAGGGTTTTGGCCCGATTTTCACAGATTTTTGGGGTAAACCACGCGGAAGTGGGGAAGAAGAGGACATGAACACAAGGAATGACTCACATACGCGAAGAATGAAgacgaacacacgcaaacactaaACAATACACAGCTAAAGCACTCGCTGGTGGCCAACAGTCCAATCGAATCCCTTCGCAAAGGGAGAGATTGGGCAACATGCTCCCTCAGTTCCCAACCGGAGAGGGAAGAACACATTGGCGAGGATCTTGCCAACTCAAACATGATCACGCGGATGAGAACCTTGTACAGCTCAAGACCAAATCAAGAGAGGTATTGGATTGGGTTCCCCATGGGGAATAAAGACAAATAGCAAgtggtttaaatctttgtctaATTTCAAATCGAATAGGTAAGTTGGGGGTAGTGGCGGATAAGATTACAtggtgatagggcaaaggtgtccgatctttcgatgagacgaagATAAATAGATTTGTTGGTGTAGTTCGTGCATGACGATCCAAGTACACCTGCAgacctcgtgcgccaatgcaatcactAGGACAATCTTCAGACGTTACTGATCTTGCaggtgcacgatcagcctgaccagagagggtcttaattcctacatgAAATCGAGAACAAATAAGAACTATTAATGCAATCAAGatattccggatgaagatgaatgATTTATCAAAAAAAAGTgaaattccgaatagtcggtcctgTTCTGGGCGTTAGCCTcaagaagtacacgaagttgcagccaatctaatcaaaatcctagTTCTAACTACGAGGCGGTATATAAGAACAAAAGGAAGGGTTTTCGACCAACCAAGGTATGGGGGTTGAAATCCATCCTAGATGGGTTTTCCTCCTTAGATACGGACCCTAAAAACTAGTTGTTTTAGTTGCTGCGAAAATAACATgggctggcccaaaactaaagg
Coding sequences within it:
- the LOC127327029 gene encoding phytyl ester synthase 1, chloroplastic; amino-acid sequence: MSIPALRSFPTVYGVKRSTRLVRRHSRLGGGLRASSVAVNGEVGLGSRSTEKKEDAVKEVADEEDSGLEPLYDDGFGAVTVKDYFAAAKALSKDDGGPPRWFCPVESGHPAVEDAPLLLFLPGTDGVGMGLILHHKSLGKAFEVRCLHIPVNDRTPFEGLLQIVEQSIQHEQDLSPNRPIYLVGDSFGGCLALAVAARNPQTDLVLLLVNPATSFAKTPLQPILPLLEAMPSDLHVTVPYLLSFVMADPLKMAMVSIENNLSPPETLQKLAENLTSLLPLLSELADIIPRDALLWKLKILKSGAAYANSRLHAVQAEVLLLASGKDNLLPSGEEADRLFKTLKNCRVRYFKDNGHTLLLEDGINLLSVIKGANMYRRGRQRDFVTDYLPPTLNEFKKTFDEDNKLFHLALSPVMMSTLTNGKIVRGLAGVPDQGPVLFVGYHALMGIELSPLYEEFLKEKNTVVRGLGHPVLFGASNETSRQELSRFDTVSMYGGLPVTPINMYRLFERNQYVLLYPGGVREALHRKGEEYKLFWPDQPEFVRMAARFGVTVVPFGFVGEDDALELVLDYNDQKNIPYLREWIESINKDSQRVRDSVKGEEGNQDMYLPAIVPKVPGRFYYLFGKPIKMKGMNNVLRDRKSANEVYLHIKSEVDNALAYLKRKREEDPYRSISQRAVYQATWGFSAQVPTFEP